A region from the Lemur catta isolate mLemCat1 chromosome 7, mLemCat1.pri, whole genome shotgun sequence genome encodes:
- the LOC123641964 gene encoding olfactory receptor 958-like, with protein MWLSSSNGKTSAISRGNYYSPRFFPSVSSPKMMLYLMGHSHTISYQGCACQVFFYHVLGGTECFLYTVMAYDRFVAICHPLRYDVIVNHRVCTCLTVGTWLGGCLHGSILIFLTFTLPYCGPNEVDNFFCDIPVVLPLACADTSLAQTVTFTNMDVVTVACFFLILTSYCLIGFSILKISSSEGRCRAFSTCGAQLLSILLFYGPVMLIYLQPASSPWLGSVIQVLNNIVTPSLNPLIYTLRNKDVKLALRKVLTQMVYTSAA; from the coding sequence cCAAGATTTTTCCCTTCTGTTAGTTCTCCCAAAATGATGCTCTACCTAATGGGGCACAGCCACACCATCTCCTACCAGGGCTGTGCCTGCCAGGTCTTCTTCTACCACGTCCTTGGGGGCACTGAGTGTTTCCTCTACACTGTAATGGCCTATGACCGCTTTGTGGCTATCTGTCACCCTTTGCGATACGATGTCATCGTGAACCACAGGGTGTGTACCTGCTTGACAGTGGGCACTTGGCTGGGGGGCTGTCTACATGGAAGTATCCTCATATTTCTCACCTTTACATTACCGTACTGTGGCCCCAATGAGGTGGACAATTTTTTCTGTGATATTCCAGTGGTGCTGCCCCTGGCCTGTGCAGACACCTCCCTGGCACAGACGGTGACTTTTACTAACATGGATGTCGTGACTGTTGCATGCTTCTTTCTTATCCTGACTTCCTATTGTCTTATCGGCTTTTCCATATTGAAAATCAGCTCCTCAGAAGGCAGGTGCCGGGCCTTTTCAACTTGCGGTGCCCAGTTGCTTTCAATCCTCTTGTTCTATGGGCCTGTGATGCTCATCTATCTCCAGCCTGCTTCCAGCCCCTGGCTAGGTTCTGTTATTCAGGTGTTAAATAATATAGTCACTCCTTCTCTTAATCCTTTGATTTACACCTTGAGAAACAAGGATGTGAAATTGGCCCTGAGGAAGGTGTTAACTCAAATGGTCTACACTTCTGCAGCATAA